The following are encoded in a window of Methanocella sp. genomic DNA:
- a CDS encoding energy-coupling factor ABC transporter permease, with the protein MAHIHLEDGAFSIQWIIIWFIIAIVVLALCVFWVTRIKKIDNRTITVAAMCTAASFAIFQVNLPLFGGVHMNLTSLTGILVGPAIGGIIVLIVNILSAAIGHGGWGMIGANFLVNMAEVTTAYGVYKAMEKIGADTFSKAAVGTLVGLFVGNVIMVAIILISGIQGVNQTMTDTLYGLSLLVAVNMGVAIIESVVTGYVVSYIQRVRPDMLQEVAPVATTTKQ; encoded by the coding sequence ATGGCACATATACATCTCGAAGACGGAGCATTTTCAATACAATGGATAATAATCTGGTTTATCATCGCGATAGTGGTCCTGGCTTTATGTGTATTCTGGGTTACCCGGATAAAAAAAATAGATAATAGGACAATAACGGTGGCGGCGATGTGTACGGCCGCATCATTTGCGATATTCCAGGTAAACCTGCCCCTGTTCGGCGGCGTCCACATGAACCTGACCTCGCTCACCGGCATACTCGTAGGGCCGGCGATTGGCGGTATCATCGTGCTCATCGTGAACATCCTATCGGCCGCCATCGGCCACGGAGGATGGGGCATGATAGGCGCCAACTTCCTGGTCAACATGGCCGAGGTCACGACCGCCTACGGGGTATATAAGGCGATGGAAAAGATCGGTGCGGATACTTTCTCGAAGGCCGCCGTCGGCACTTTAGTCGGGCTTTTCGTGGGTAACGTGATCATGGTGGCTATAATCCTCATATCGGGCATCCAGGGCGTAAACCAGACCATGACGGACACGCTCTATGGGTTGTCGCTGCTCGTCGCCGTGAACATGGGCGTCGCGATTATCGAATCCGTCGTCACGGGGTACGTGGTATCGTATATTCAAAGGGTCAGGCCGGACATGCTCCAGGAGGTGGCCCCCGTTGCCACAACAACAAAGCAATAA